From one Candidatus Methanoplasma termitum genomic stretch:
- a CDS encoding beta strand repeat-containing protein, with protein MTPLLTSAHGTLQVYCVEVTVKTVEGAIVPDQLVTVANLPGDGYTYEAYTDSTGRAWIWVPSGTRTFEAENEMYGYGVEDFNVLTNNDNKLTIVLGIKMTLSSDPSGVAFITDTDADPVTFYAKVENKYITYPQRDIKGIEWYRVGTTDTTYGRTTFTAGFTAAANSDRGANYTKTGITGLTNSMPEQPGGTQDLRNYKMDVSKNGTYWVRVYYIDGKGIERTYVKSYTIDNVYTQVTGDYKGVDRDNPAITYYDEPIPNMTEKAGIALDFNGTTILKSTSDGIIEEMGTNAHFNVTAKAVSGLTIVPPATVSVPLDKLVLDTVVFQYYFDIAGTIDLSETTLSDPTVGYTVAGSTQPYSTGGYAGGAVPGPDRTLTFDSNADGLVFLITQSGLRSPGDPNEPKNGTSIFNQIIIQDGVNVTLVFDSIDLIGDITLQGNADVTLLLAMDTTYLVSNTTVGSFVHGGINVAEHAGGKTSSLTVNSAASVGKGNGQLTVTATSSAGAGIGGASGEIGGNISVIGGILTATAIGGAAIDGNITIDSTATVTAYSNGNMPAIHTGRSGNNGNGYYVNAVLNRAISSSSASTLRVYGNGDTTTVLTSLELPAGYRSFAFMLPGMASQEDYNVYLSNGTVLHPVVRVADDQPEIYSMNAQSDYDAHSASPGDGYLPVKLTEVSISGIVTDDTTAKNPLVGVVITHTIDGTAQPTVSTTAGGAYTISGIPYGATVAVTDLTHTGYLGVTSTYINTTVTSDLTGQNMEMTWDPAYTNITVQITGTGSVTVAGTGYSQTVSVTTSLAVPVSAGTGLTFTATAVSPNVFVSFQQNSGTLSNVSPVTYTVANGDTIKAVFDSSATTTYNITVNVTGTGSVNVSAGAASVATVTTTSTVAIPVASGYSLTFTATAVSPNVFVSFQQNSGTLSNVSPVTYTVANGDTIKAVFDSSATTTYNITVNVTGTGSVNVSAGAASVATVTTTSTVAIPVASGYSLTFTATAVSPNVFVSFQQNSGTLSNVSPVTYTVANGDTIYAVFEGNATLTYNITVNVSGAGSVGVAAGITTIATVTTSSIVSIPVSSGYNLTFTATPGTGQDLISIVQSGSASATVAYSPATLTVAANDIRNGNIRRRGTNRNDDQLHPRGHRRRFRDRVRRHRNVHGRNLHRGRERGATVFTATPDSGYYFGNMIQTPANVILAYSPASLTIAANDTITVNFLASSTTKTLSLDKTDITGGDGSITVAVNGSVTFTATLPYTGHFVSTDTVTVTAVSGSASVFSYWNGTTFPTGFNPGIANNSTFTMDTDYTLTACFVKSSTATTLTLDKVDITNGDGSITVAVTGGPTFTAILPYTGKFAPTDQVTVTAVSGSASVFSYWTGAAFPTGFNPGIANNSVFTTDTDYTLTARFIDSSTATTLTLDKTDVTGGDGSITVAVTGGPSFTAILPYTGYFTPTDQVTVTAVDGSISWFYNWTGASYPTGFNVNVANNPAFTTDADYTLTAVFDNTYTLTYDPNGGTLDSAMVSPVNNLPVQTGYPLDVTNTPTHAQEMYNTTLTDVLFVGWTEGSAVATILEKGNALPATVTSVDIAGDVTVYAVWGYDRNGNGTPDVLEALDMTLNLPSIVIIQQKFGAGASYGTTDIKETFTSGVQNRVARSNFFTLAPTTADGLLAYTLADVNITFTDIAGFESVGTLADTLTMNGLDIHGAKSGVAKVTVSLKADPTVFAEVIVVVPGDVNRNGSITVADMSALNAYITSPAFSRDTSGFVVNDQYTLLLADINRSGSVTVADYSAINAYITSPLFSRDTSGWS; from the coding sequence ATGACCCCTCTGCTTACTTCGGCCCACGGCACACTGCAGGTATACTGCGTGGAAGTGACCGTTAAGACAGTGGAAGGCGCCATCGTCCCCGATCAGCTCGTAACGGTCGCGAACCTTCCCGGTGACGGCTACACCTACGAGGCATACACCGATTCCACAGGAAGGGCCTGGATATGGGTGCCCTCGGGAACGCGGACATTCGAGGCCGAGAACGAGATGTACGGATACGGAGTGGAGGACTTCAACGTACTGACCAACAACGATAACAAATTAACTATAGTTCTGGGTATAAAGATGACGTTGTCATCCGACCCGTCAGGCGTCGCGTTCATAACGGATACGGACGCAGACCCGGTGACCTTCTACGCTAAGGTGGAGAACAAGTACATCACGTATCCTCAAAGGGATATCAAGGGCATAGAGTGGTACAGAGTCGGAACGACCGACACGACCTATGGCAGGACCACCTTCACCGCAGGCTTCACCGCAGCGGCGAACAGCGACAGAGGCGCCAACTATACCAAGACCGGAATAACCGGCCTGACCAACAGCATGCCGGAACAGCCCGGCGGCACTCAGGACCTACGCAACTACAAGATGGACGTGAGCAAGAACGGGACGTATTGGGTGAGAGTGTATTACATCGACGGCAAAGGCATCGAAAGGACATATGTGAAATCCTATACGATCGACAACGTCTATACACAGGTAACCGGCGACTACAAGGGAGTGGACAGGGACAACCCCGCCATAACATACTATGACGAACCCATTCCCAACATGACCGAGAAGGCAGGCATAGCATTGGACTTCAACGGAACGACGATCCTGAAGAGCACCTCCGACGGTATCATCGAAGAGATGGGAACGAACGCTCATTTCAACGTGACGGCGAAGGCCGTATCGGGATTGACGATCGTACCTCCCGCCACTGTGTCGGTACCCCTGGACAAGCTGGTGTTGGATACGGTAGTGTTCCAATATTACTTCGACATCGCCGGCACCATCGATCTTTCAGAGACAACACTGAGCGACCCGACAGTGGGGTACACAGTAGCAGGTTCGACCCAACCGTACAGCACCGGCGGCTATGCCGGCGGCGCAGTGCCGGGCCCGGACCGCACGCTGACATTCGATTCGAACGCCGACGGTCTGGTATTCCTCATCACACAGAGCGGTCTGCGCTCGCCGGGAGATCCCAATGAGCCTAAGAACGGCACGTCCATATTCAACCAGATCATAATACAGGACGGCGTGAACGTTACTCTGGTCTTCGACAGCATAGATCTCATCGGCGACATAACGCTGCAAGGCAATGCGGACGTTACTCTGCTGCTTGCTATGGATACAACATATCTCGTAAGCAACACAACGGTGGGCAGCTTCGTCCACGGCGGCATCAACGTCGCCGAGCACGCGGGAGGAAAGACCTCTTCTCTTACTGTCAACAGCGCAGCATCCGTCGGAAAGGGCAACGGCCAGCTTACGGTCACGGCAACAAGCAGCGCCGGTGCCGGAATAGGCGGCGCGTCCGGTGAAATCGGCGGCAACATATCCGTAATCGGCGGCATATTGACCGCAACCGCTATCGGCGGCGCGGCAATTGACGGGAACATAACCATCGACAGCACAGCGACCGTAACGGCATACTCGAACGGGAACATGCCCGCGATCCATACTGGCAGATCAGGCAACAACGGCAACGGCTATTACGTCAACGCCGTTCTGAACAGAGCGATCTCCTCATCGTCGGCATCGACGCTCCGCGTCTACGGCAACGGAGACACCACCACGGTGTTGACATCACTCGAACTGCCGGCAGGCTACAGGAGTTTCGCTTTCATGCTCCCAGGCATGGCCTCTCAGGAAGATTACAACGTGTACCTGTCGAACGGAACGGTCCTGCACCCGGTGGTACGGGTGGCGGACGACCAGCCCGAGATCTATTCGATGAACGCACAGAGCGATTACGACGCCCACAGCGCAAGCCCGGGCGACGGATATCTGCCGGTGAAGCTCACGGAGGTCTCGATATCCGGTATCGTCACCGATGACACCACAGCGAAGAATCCGTTAGTAGGCGTTGTAATAACTCACACAATTGACGGAACGGCGCAGCCGACGGTCTCCACAACGGCCGGAGGGGCATACACCATATCAGGCATACCCTACGGAGCAACAGTCGCCGTCACAGACCTGACACACACAGGATACCTCGGCGTAACGTCCACGTACATCAACACGACCGTGACATCCGATCTCACCGGCCAGAACATGGAGATGACCTGGGACCCCGCTTACACAAACATAACTGTCCAAATTACCGGGACAGGCAGCGTGACGGTAGCTGGAACAGGATATTCGCAGACAGTATCTGTCACAACCTCATTGGCTGTGCCCGTATCGGCAGGCACCGGCCTGACCTTCACGGCAACGGCGGTATCACCGAACGTCTTCGTCAGCTTCCAGCAGAACTCCGGAACGTTATCGAACGTCAGCCCCGTCACATACACCGTGGCCAACGGCGACACGATCAAGGCGGTATTCGACTCGAGCGCTACGACGACATACAACATAACCGTCAATGTCACCGGAACAGGTTCAGTCAATGTCAGCGCAGGTGCGGCGTCCGTCGCAACCGTCACAACGACATCTACGGTCGCTATACCCGTAGCGTCGGGATACAGCCTGACCTTCACGGCAACGGCGGTATCACCGAACGTCTTCGTCAGCTTCCAGCAGAACTCAGGAACGTTATCGAACGTCAGCCCCGTCACATACACCGTGGCCAACGGCGACACGATCAAGGCGGTATTCGACTCGAGCGCGACAACGACATACAACATAACCGTCAACGTCACCGGAACAGGGTCCGTGAATGTCAGCGCAGGTGCGGCGTCCGTCGCGACTGTCACAACGACATCTACGGTCGCTATACCCGTAGCGTCGGGATACAGCCTGACCTTCACGGCAACGGCGGTATCACCGAACGTCTTCGTCAGCTTCCAGCAGAACTCAGGAACGTTATCGAACGTCAGCCCCGTCACATACACCGTGGCCAACGGCGACACGATCTACGCTGTGTTCGAGGGTAACGCAACGCTGACTTACAACATAACAGTTAACGTCTCCGGAGCCGGATCGGTCGGAGTAGCGGCAGGCATAACGACCATAGCGACGGTAACAACATCGTCTATTGTCTCGATACCTGTATCGTCCGGATATAATCTGACGTTTACGGCTACCCCAGGCACCGGACAGGATCTTATAAGCATAGTACAGTCCGGTTCCGCTTCGGCCACCGTGGCATACAGTCCGGCCACCCTCACAGTAGCCGCGAATGACATCCGTAACGGTAACATTCGCCGCCGAGGGACCAACCGGAACGACGATCAACTTCACCCTCGTGGTCACCGCAGGCGGTTCCGCGACCGTGTCCGGCGTCACCGGAACGTTCACGGCCGGAACTTACACCGTGGCCGCGAACGCGGAGCGACCGTGTTCACGGCGACACCCGACTCGGGATACTACTTTGGCAACATGATCCAGACGCCGGCCAACGTTATATTGGCATACAGCCCCGCTTCCCTCACAATAGCCGCGAATGACACCATCACTGTGAACTTCCTTGCCTCGTCAACGACCAAGACCTTGAGCTTGGATAAGACAGACATCACCGGCGGAGACGGTTCCATTACCGTTGCGGTAAACGGAAGCGTTACTTTCACAGCTACCCTGCCATATACGGGACACTTCGTATCCACAGATACGGTGACCGTGACCGCGGTAAGCGGATCCGCATCAGTATTCTCGTACTGGAACGGAACGACATTCCCGACAGGCTTCAACCCAGGAATAGCAAACAACTCAACCTTCACCATGGATACCGACTATACTCTGACGGCGTGCTTTGTCAAGTCTTCGACGGCGACAACCCTCACTTTGGATAAGGTCGATATCACAAACGGAGACGGTTCCATAACCGTAGCGGTGACCGGAGGACCCACCTTCACTGCGATACTCCCCTATACGGGGAAGTTCGCGCCCACCGACCAGGTGACCGTGACAGCGGTGAGCGGGTCCGCATCGGTATTCTCGTACTGGACCGGAGCGGCATTCCCAACGGGCTTCAACCCAGGAATCGCCAACAACTCGGTGTTCACCACGGACACCGACTACACCCTGACGGCGCGCTTCATAGACTCTTCGACGGCGACGACCCTGACCTTGGATAAGACGGATGTCACAGGCGGAGACGGTTCGATAACCGTAGCGGTGACAGGAGGACCCAGCTTCACGGCGATACTCCCGTACACCGGATATTTCACGCCGACTGATCAGGTGACCGTGACCGCAGTTGACGGTTCGATATCATGGTTCTATAACTGGACCGGAGCGTCGTACCCGACGGGATTCAACGTGAACGTTGCGAACAACCCCGCGTTCACCACGGACGCCGACTACACCTTGACCGCGGTCTTCGATAACACATATACTTTAACCTACGATCCGAACGGCGGAACGCTTGACTCGGCGATGGTAAGTCCTGTGAACAACCTGCCTGTGCAGACAGGATATCCCCTCGACGTCACCAACACGCCGACACACGCACAAGAGATGTACAACACCACTCTCACCGACGTTCTGTTCGTCGGATGGACCGAAGGGTCCGCCGTCGCAACGATATTGGAGAAGGGGAACGCCCTTCCCGCGACGGTGACATCCGTGGACATCGCCGGTGACGTTACCGTTTACGCCGTATGGGGATACGACCGCAACGGCAACGGCACTCCCGATGTCCTAGAAGCGTTGGACATGACCCTCAACCTTCCGAGCATCGTGATCATCCAGCAGAAGTTCGGCGCAGGCGCGAGCTACGGCACGACGGATATCAAGGAGACATTCACATCCGGCGTACAGAACCGTGTCGCACGCAGCAACTTCTTCACCCTCGCACCGACGACTGCGGACGGATTGTTGGCATACACTCTCGCAGATGTGAACATCACATTCACTGACATCGCCGGGTTCGAGAGCGTCGGAACGCTCGCCGATACCCTGACGATGAACGGTCTTGACATCCACGGCGCCAAGTCTGGAGTGGCCAAGGTGACAGTGTCACTGAAGGCAGACCCGACTGTGTTTGCGGAAGTTATCGTGGTCGTGCCAGGAGACGTAAACAGGAACGGAAGCATCACCGTGGCGGACATGTCCGCGCTTAATGCGTACATAACATCTCCGGCATTCAGCCGGGATACTTCCGGATTTGTTGTGAATGATCAGTACACGCTCTTGTTGGCCGATATCAACAGGAGCGGGAGCGTCACCGTGGCGGACTACTCGGCGATCAACGCATACATCACATCGCCGCTGTTCTCCAGGGACACGTCAGGATGGTCGTAA